The Pocillopora verrucosa isolate sample1 chromosome 14, ASM3666991v2, whole genome shotgun sequence genome has a segment encoding these proteins:
- the LOC131776553 gene encoding protein phosphatase 1 regulatory subunit 27-like has product MDTTSTAQKPKGKVAVHRVRSCPQPFDLMFQIACSKESLDSEFTEGKKVIDFLRRAGKVVELDAITASGMTALTQCVLDGNFRSVKALIELGANVNKKDGQGWTPLHYAASEGYLEIVKYLLRCEADVRALDGKKQMPVDVAEAEDVRKFLSRVTLFYSPMSRNLTRKASLPAWL; this is encoded by the coding sequence ATGGACACAACCTCAACGGCTCAAAAACCGAAAGGTAAAGTAGCAGTTCACAGGGTGAGATCGTGTCCACAACCTTTCGATTTAATGTTCCAAATCGCTTGCAGTAAGGAATCATTAGATTCGGAGTTTACAGAAGGAAAGAAGGTTATTGATTTCCTACGTCGAGCTGGAAAAGTAGTCGAATTGGACGCCATTACTGCATCTGGGATGACTGCGCTTACACAGTGTGTTCTTGATGGTAATTTCAGGAGTGTAAAAGCTTTGATAGAACTTGGAGCGAATGTGAACAAGAAAGATGGACAAGGATGGACTCCTTTACACTACGCAGCCAGCGAAGGGTACCTTGAAATCGTCAAGTATTTGTTACGTTGCGAGGCTGATGTGCGCGCGTTGGACGGCAAGAAACAAATGCCTGTTGATGTGGCAGAAGCCGAGGACGTGCGCAAATTTTTGTCGAGAGTCACTTTATTCTATTCGCCCATGAGTAGAAATCTGACAAGAAAGGCTAGTTTACCAGCTTGGTTATAG
- the LOC131776474 gene encoding putative divalent cation/proton antiporter TMEM165, whose product MGTYCKGRLSLFLIIGIVLMCRATVACAAVPDELEGLAGRVLMASSEVQANDPKEKPKGTDSVSFVQPVEEEVNGIFQGSLAKQSSASGGSWGVSSIEFIHAFVAALSVIIVSELGDKTFFIAAIMSMRHPRLVIFTGAMLALGLMTVLSAVLGYATTVIPRKYTLYISTALFVFFGLKMLKEGYDMDPNEGQEELEEVQAELKKKEAEMEKDDSSTITQDVETGIIRGGKKPAKFFGLCSPILLQAFTLTFLAEWGDRSQLATILLASRENVVGVTIGGTLGHALCTGLAVIGGRLIAQRISVRTVTIIGGVVFLIFALTAFFIEE is encoded by the exons ATGGGGACTTATTGTAAAGGGCGTCTAAGTTTGTTCCTAATCATCGGAATTGTTTTAATGTGTCGTGCAACCGTAGCGTGTGCTGCAGTTCCCGACGAACTTGAAGGTCTTGCCGGTCGCGTCTTGATGGCTTCATCAGAGGTCCAGGCAAATGATCCTAAAGAGAAGCCGAAAGGTACCGATTCTGTATCCTTTGTGCAGCCTGTTGAGGAAGAAGTG AATGGTATTTTCCAAGGCTCCTTGGCAAAGCAATCATCTGCCTCTGGTGGTTCCTGGGGTGTTTCTAGTATTGAATTCATTCATGCCTTTGTGGCTGCTCTATCTGTGATCATTGTTTCAGAACTTGGCGACAAGACATTTTTCATTGCTGCCATTATGTCAATGAGACATCCAAGGCTTGTTATATTCACGGGAGCTATGCTTGCCCTTGGTTTGATGACAGTTCTCTCAGCGGTACTGGGATATGCAACAACTGTCATTCCAAGGAAATACACACTGTACATATCAACAgcactgtttgtatttttcggtcttaaaatgttaaaagaaGGTTATGATATGGACCCTAACGAAGGACAAGAGGAGTTAGAAGAAGTACAAGCAGAACTTAAAAAGAAGGAAGCTGAG ATGGAGAAGGATGACTCATCCACCATCACTCAAGATGTAGAAACTGGTATAATAAGAGGAGGAAAGAAGCCTGCAAAGTTCTTTGGTCTTTGCTCACCCATATTACTACAAGCATTTACTCTAACATTCCTTGCTGAGTGGGGTGACAGGTCACAACTGGCTACTATACTCCTGGCATCTAGAGAG AATGTAGTTGGTGTGACAATAGGTGGAACATTAGGACATGCCCTGTGCACTGGCCTGGCTGTGATTGGGGGAAGACTAATTGCTCAAAGAATATCTGTCAGAACAG TTACAATCATTGGTGGAGTTGTCTTTTTGATATTTGCATTAACAGCATTTTTTATTGAAGAGTAA